The segment GGAACCATGCGTCTGCGGCAGGACACACTTCCGCATGGAACGCATTAAGGGCAGAAGCGACGACATGTTGATTATCCGTGGCGTCAATGTCTTTCCTTCCCAAATCGAAGCCGTTCTGGTCGACATTGAAGACTTGGATCCTCATTATCAGCTCATCGTGAAGCGGGAAGGAACCCTCGACACCTTGGAGGTTCACGTGGAAGTCAGTGAGCGCCTCTTCTCCAATACCGATCAAATCAAAGGCCTTCAGAAAATTGAGAGGAATATTATCAAGGATTTAAAAGATTTCCTCGGGGTTACCGCCAAAGTCAAACTGGTAGAACCGAAATCGCTCCAGCGTTTCGAAGGGAAGGCCAGCCGAGTCATAGACAGGAGAAGCATCTAATATTCTGGAAACGAAGGGAGGCACATCTATGAAGGTTGAACAAATATCCATTTTTCTGGAAAATAAACCGGGGGGGCTCGAAAATGTCACGCGGATTCTCAAAAATGCGAACATTAATATCCGGACCCTGGCGGTGGCCGACACATCAGATTTCGGTATCGTTCGCCTGATCGTTGATCATGTCGCCGATGCGAATCGGGTATTGAAGGAAAACGGCTATACCGTCAGCCGCACAAACATGGTGGCCGTTGAAGTGCCGGACCAACCGGGCGGCCTGCACGGCATTCTTGAAGTTCTGGCCCTGGCCGGGATCAATATCGAATACATGTACGCTTTCGTGGAAAGGAGCGGAGAAAACGCGGTTATGCTCTTTCGGCTCGACAACCCCGATGCCGCCATCCAAGTGCTCCTGAAAAACAACAAAACCGTTCTACCCGGGGAAAAGCTCTACTCCCTGTAAAATTTGATTGAATAGTGGTTTTTGGAAAACAGGGCCCGCGTGCTTTATTAAATCTCATTCTGAATCGAACTCGGTAAAAAGGAGGTTTTATGAAAAAAGAAATCCGTTCAATCGATCAGATCGTCACTGAACAGTTATCGAGATGGCTATTGGCTTCTAAAGAGGTGAAGAGCGAGATCGTTAAACCTGGGCCGCTTATCACCATTTCACGTGAGCCGGGTACTGGCGGAACGGAAATCGCGAGGGTGCTGTCGGTCCGTCTGAAAATGGATCTTTTGGCTGGACAAATTACAAAGCACATTGCTGAAAACGCCGATGTCAGTGAAAAATCGATTCAAGCCATTATTGAAAAGGCCTTAACCCGGCGGGATGACTGGTTGTCATCCCTGTTCGAAACCCGCCATATGTGGCCGGACAAGTTCATGTTCCACCTGAACAAGGTGATTAACACGGTCAAGGATCATGGCAATACCGTTATTCTCGGGCTCGGCGCCCAGTATATTCTTCCCGCGGAGAAGCAGTTCCGGGTCAAATTGATCGGCTCCAGGGAAAACAGGTTGAACCGAATTGTAAACAGCAGGGGATGTTCGCGGCAGGAAGCAGAAGATTATGCGACCACCACTGAAAAGGATCGGAGAACCTTTGTTAAAAAATTTTTTAAGGTCGATTGGATAAATCCTCATGATTATGACCTGACAATCAACATGGATGCGATGACGATCAGCGGAGCCGTAGAAACGATCATCTCCGGTTTTGAAGCATGGAAAAAAAGCCGGGATTTGTAGAGCTCCAATTAAGGTACCTTACTCTCCCTGAGAGACGCAAGAATCTAGGAACAGTCACATCAATGAAATAGCCGGGTGTGGCTGTTCCTATGAAATTACACCCATTATTCCTGCATTGCCTGTCTCGGTGAAACCTTTTCCTGGTGATATAACGAGGTTCATCGGCGGTTATCTTCGTGGCCCTGCCCTCGGCAAATAATCTGTATCTAGCCGATCTGCACATGGCCACGACCTGCGGGGGCGGTGGAATGGTTTTTTGTTATTTCGGTAAAGGTAGGGGGGATTACAATGTGAAAAAATTCACGGATGAATCAGGCACTCCTGATTTACATCGGGTTTACCCCCTCTGAAGATTCTGTTGATCCGGAAGAAAAACCTTGGTCAGAAGATTCTCCGCTTTCAAAGCTTTCCAGTTTCTGCCGCTTGTTCTCGAGGTCGTTCAGTCTGCCTTTCCAGTAATCCCGCGCATGCTTATTGCCATAGGCATTGTAGTAATTTCGTCGGTAATGTGCCTCGTTACCCTGCAATTCTTCATATTCCGCACGGGTCTGTTCAAGTTCCGCATTGCTTGTTTGTGCCGCTTCCATTTCGTAGGATTGTCCTCCCCCGACAGTACCCGACGTCGTTTCGGTGCCTGTTGTTTCAGGGGCAGCCGACTGAACGTGATTTCTGAAACGGTAGGTTTTTAAATTCTTTTTTGCCGTCGGCGGCGGCTGATCTGTGATGTGGCTTACACCGTTCTCGTCGGTCCATCGGTAGTATTCGGCAGACTGCACCGCCCAAGGGAAAAGAAACAAACATAACAGCAAGACAATCCATGTTTTCATATTGACCTCCCGAAACCCGATACGTACCCAATCAAGGCCTTCTCCTTAGAGATCGGCAATATCCGGCACAATCTTAAGCAAATTCCCCTTATCTTCTCCCAAAAGTGAGAGAAATATCTCCACCATCGAGACTTCAAGAAATCATCTTCTCTAGGAAGCTAACCCCTTTTTCACCTGCTCCGGCATTATCGGTAACCGCATTGGCCGCCTTCCGCAGGCGCGGGCCACGGCGTTGGCGATCGCTGCGGCAGGCCCCACCGTGGGAACCTCTCCAATGCCCTTGGCGCCGAATGGCCCTTCCGGCGTCGGGCTTTCAATGAAAAGCGTCTCCATGTCCGGCATGTCCACGGTTCGGGGAATCCTATAGGCTGACCATTTATTGGTCACATTCGGTTTGAATTCCTCCTTCAAGGCAAATCCCAGCCCTTGGACGGCTCCGCCTTCTACCTGTCCCTCTAGCGTCAGGGGATTGATGATTCTCCCCACATCATGCGCCAACACCAATTTTACAACCTTGACAACACCACTTGCCGTATCAACCTCCACTTGGGCCAAGACCGACGCGAAAGCATAAGCCAAGTGGGGGCTTCCTTTCCCGCTCTTGTCGATTGGCATTGTGTCTGGCATGAAGAATCCGGAAAACTCCCTGGATAAACCCTTCTCCAGCAGCACACGATGGCATCGGCGAAGTCTACCGGCATATGCCTCTGTATCATCCTCATAGAAACCGGTTACTTCCAGCGCTTTTTTCATTGCAAGAGCAGCCTCTTGCACGGCTCTCCCCGAAGCAAGGGTTTGACGACTTGCTTCGGTCGGTCCTGCGGAAGGGGTAATATCCGTATCCGGCGTCACAACGACAAAGCAATGCCCCGGAACCTGTAACGTTTCCGCGGCAATCTGGGCCAGGGTGGAAAATACACCTTGTCCGAGATCCGCAGCACCGACCAGCAACTCTATAGCCCCCTCGGCATTAAGCCGCATGATCACCCGAGAGGGATTCCGCCATCCTGCTTCACCGATGCCGAAGAAAATACATGCCAGGCCCGTTCCGCGCCTGATACCGTCGGTGGTACAGTTAGACTGTTTCGCTGACCAGGCCAGGGCCTCTTTGTAATAGGGCTCAAGGGCAAGCAGGGTTTCCCGAGCACCGACGCTCTCCCTGAGAATCTGGCCGGTAATCGTGGTTGAACCGGGTTTAAACAGGTTCTTCAGGCGGAATTCGAAAGGGTCCAAGCCCAGCTTTTCCGCAAGTAGATCCATTTGGGATTCCACAGCGAAGGCCACCTGAGGGGCGCCAAAACCACGCATCGCCCCAGCAGGGGTTGTATTGGTGTAAACACAGGCTCCCTCGACCGATACATGTGGTACATCATAGGGACCGGTGGCATGGATAAGGGCTCTTTCGAGTACCGCTTTGCCGTAAGAAGCGTAAGCACCGGTGTTCGCGACCATATCGACCTCAATGGCCGACAATTTACCTTCGGCTGTTGCTCCGGTACGAAAGCGGATTTCGAAGGGATGCCGTTTCTCCGTACACATCATCGATTCCGCCGCCGTGTAAACCAGTTTGGCCGGTCTTGATAATTTGCAGACGGCGAGGGCCAGGAGCGACGCGATCTGGTGATTCAACTTTCCGCCGAAACTGCCGCCCGTCGGGGCCTGAATGATTCGAATTCGTTCACATGGTATGCCCAAGGCCTCCGCCACTTGTTCCTGATTCTCATGGGGATTTTGTGTCGCCAGGCGAATGACGATTTTTCCGCCCTCATCCGGCCAGGCAACGCCGGCCTCCGGCTCGATATAAGCATGATCGTTGAAAGGGGTTTCATAGAAATTATCCACCACCTCTGCCGATTCCGCAAAGCCCCGGGCAATATCTCCCATCTCGCTTTTCAGGTGAAAGAGCAGATGCGTCCCTCCGTGAACTTTCGGACCTTTCGGGTTTGTTGCTCCCGCCGTGCTGGAAACCACTTCCAGATCATCATAGGCGATCTCTACCCGTTGTACAGCCTTGGCGGCAACCTCAAGCGATTCGGCCGCCACCAGGGCAACGGCGTCTCCGATAAAACGCACCCGATCCTCAACCAGCACTGGCTGATCTCGCTGGATCGGACCAATTCGGTTGGTCCCCCCTATGTCTTGCGCCGTCAGGATAGCGATAACCCCGGGAACGGCCGCAGCCGCTTTCGTTTCGATCTTCCGGATCATGGCATGAGGTTTCCCACTCCGGACCACTTTCAAATGAAGGCAGTCATCAGGCATGAGATCCGCAGCAAATTGAGTCAATCCAAGGGCTTTTTCCCAGATCCCCATGGGGACCACGGGAATGCCGATATGTCCCGTCATATCCAGGTTTGGCGGATCCACAGAAGAAAACGAAGCGCTGTAGCGATCCCCTTCCGGGTGCATCCTGCCCCGAACGGTCAATCCGCTGCTTTCCTCGGACGATGCCTTTCTTGCGGCGGCAAGTAAAACCGCCTCCACTATTTTCTTGTACCCCGTACAACGGCACAGATGGGGAGCAAGAGCGCCAATCACCTCTGTGCGGCTTGGCAGGGGAATTCTGTCCAGTAGGGCTTTCGATCCAACAATCATACCCGGCGTGCAAAAACCGCACTGGATGGCACCTTTTTCGACAAATGCCCGTTGCAGGGGGTGCGGAGAGTTCACAGACCCGATGCCTTCGATCGTTTCAATCTCCCGTTCCGCAACCCGCTCCATTGAGGTTACACAAGCTTTGACCGGTTGGCCGTCGAGCAAGACGGCACAGGAACCGCAAACCCCTTCACCACAACCCTCTTTCGTACCGGTCAAACCCAAGTGATTCCGCAGGAAATCTATCAGCCTCGTATCGGGCTGACCCGTAAATTCAACGGATTTTCCGTTCACTTTGAAGCCAATGCCATGATTCATCTTGCCTTCACCTCCGACAAATCAACCGTCAATCACAGTCCGCTTGTAATTTCCGGACAGCGAGGACGAAAGGGAAACGCAGTCTAATCCCAGAAATTTGCCGTCTTGCCTTCCTCCACTTCTTCCGGTTTGCAAGGGTACACTTTACACAACAGTGCTCTTAGGGGCCAGCCGCCATTGATGGGGTTACAACTGTCGGGAGCGTCGTCAGTCAAGATATTGATGTTCGATTTCCAAACACCATGAAGATAAGGCTCCTCTCCCGGGTCCTCGGGGTACCACCATCCATGCTGGGCGTGCACGACATCGGGGTGGAGGCTCGTGTCGTACTCCGCTATCTGACGACAGCGGCCCCGGGGAGATTCAATCCAGACCCATTGGCCGTTTTCAATGTCCAGCGCCTTGGCCGTTTCCGGGTGAATCTCCATTTTTGGCCAGGGATAGCGCTTCCGGTGCCTTGCTATCTGGCGGTGTTCCGCGTTATAGTAGGGCAGGAAGCGTCCCCCCGTTGTGAGAATGAACGGATATTCCTTTGCCAATTCGGGCGTGCTGATCGGGCTTTCCAGGGGTTCCCGAAAAAGGGGGAGCGGATCGTAGCCCATCTTTTCCAGAACCGTCGAGTATAGCTCGACCTTTCCCGTCGGAGTTCCAAATCCTTTTTCTTCATAGCGTTTGAAACCACCCTTCCCCGCGGCGAAACCTCCTTTGGCCATAAATTCTTTGAAGGTGACACGTGAAGGTTTGAGCCGGTAATCATAGACCTGTTCCATGTCTTCCCAGGGCCAGTATTCAGCCTGTCCCAGTCGATCCCCCAGTCCTTTCCAGAATTTATAATCGGACCAGCGTTCATATTGGCCAGGGACCACGGCGGGCATAGCCTGTTCGCTGCCGATAATCATGGCGTAGGCCCAGATCCAGGGTCGTTCGAGGTAGGTCGCCCCCGGCAAAACATAGTCCGCCAGTTGAGCGCTGGGCGTCATGAAAAAATCAAGCACCACATAAAGATCGAGACTTTTCAGGGCCTCATAGACGATTTTACTGTTTCCGTAAGTCACAAGGGGGTTGCTCGATACAGTCAAGATCGCTTTAAGCGGATACGGTTTCCCCGTAATGGCGGCACGATAAAATGTCGGGGCGTGCGCGAAGGCCTGGAACTGGCTGGAGCGATTCAAACTCACGTCGCCCCATACACGGGGCATCGCCTCTTGGGTCAGAAGAAAACCTTCCTGACTCATAATTTTGAAGCGGTCCGCTCCCAACTGTTTTTTCCTCTGTTCCGGCGAGAGCTTGTCGATGAGTTCAATTTCCTGTTCATGGACGATGTCTGGATATGCTGTCGGGAAAATATCACCGCCTTTGACATCAAGATTTCCGGTGATGGTCCGCAGAGCAAAGACGGCATGCAGGGTTTCCATGGAGTTGACCGAGTGCTCGATCCCTAGACCATGAGTCATAGCCGACGGCTTGGAGGTTGCGTATAATTCCGCTGCTTGACCAATTTTGTCCGCCGGTACCCATGTGATTTCCGCAGCTTTTTCCAATGTAAAGGGCTCGACCCGCTCGCGCAATTCCTCAAACCCATGGCACCACTTTGACACAAATTCCTTATCGTACAGGCCTTCCCTGATGATGTGGCGAATCATGGCCAAGGCCAGGGCACAATCTGTTCCGGGACGAACCTGTAGCCATAGGTCTGCGTGCCGGGTCGTGTCAACACCCCGGGGATCGATGACAATCAGCTTCATGCCGCGCTTGCGTGCTTTGATAATATTTTTCCAGAGGGCGTTCCAGTACCGAGGTCCACCGCCGCCCCACATCAGGGTGCACTGGGTTTCCTTTTGCACCACCGGAAATAGTTTCCAGCCAAACATGGCGTACATTAAGGCAAGATACTCGCCATAGCAAACCTCGGCCTGCCCGACGATGTTGGGACTGCCCAGCAGATTGAAAAAACGGCTCCGGAACTCATCGGATGTACGGCCGGTACCGCAAGTCGTCCCGATGCATTCGGGGCCGTATTGGTCGATCAGGGATTTCATTTTCCCGGCGATTTCATCCATCGCCTGCTCCCAGGAAATCTGCATCCATTTATTTTCGCCTCGTGCACCCGCCCGCTTGAGGGGATAGTTCAAACGATCCTTGTGGTAAAAATAATCGGTAATGGCATTAGCCCGGGGACAACCGCTCACAATGGTAGAAAATAGTTCTCCTTTGGGAAAATCCAGATCCGGGCCGACACGGATCAGCCGGCCGTCTTCAATTTCCACTGCCACACGGCAGGCGGAATGGCACTGGATGCACACCGCTTTTTTAATTTCTTTCATGGTATCCCTCCTTGGTCAATTCTGATGAAATCAGCAGAGATTTTTCTATTGAGGGGGTACGACACGACCCCGATCCGGATCCTGATCGTTGGCCGCATCCTGCTAAAAGTTGGACAAAAGATAAAAATCATACTCCCCCAAGAAACAAATATCACAAGATCCATGCCAGATGGGCAGCCTGCAACATATATTTAATTCATATTAAATTCATAATGTTAGAAGTGTCAAAGCCGGATGCTTATTATTTTGACAAAATAAAAACATGATATGTCGTGTATTCTACGATATATCGTGTAAATCGCCCCGCCGGGAAATGCCGAGCTTTTTCATCTTTGAGTCCAGGGTAGAGGGGTTGACCCCCAGAATCTCGGCGGCACCCCGCTTCCCCCGGACGCGTCCACCCGTTTGAGCGAGTATATCAATGATATGCTGTCGTTCAACGTCCGCCAATCTGGTAATAAGCGGAGTATATTTATCCGGCGTGTTTCTGGGTAACTCGACCTGCAATGTGCCATGCCGGGACAAAATCATGGCCCGCTCAATAACATTACGAAGTTCCCGAACATTCCCCGGCCAGAAATAGGCTTGCAATGCTTTCATGGTTTTTCTGCCAATGGTTTCAATGCGTTTGGCCATTGATTTTTCAAATTCCCTGACGAATCCCCATACAAACAGGGGAACATCCTCCCGACGCTCCCGCAGTGGCGGTACATTGATAGGAAAAACATTCAGGCGGTAAAAGAGATCCTCCCGGAAACGGCCGGCCGCAACCTCTTCAGACAGGTTCCTGTTCGTTGCGGCGATAATACGCACATCCACCCGGATCGTCCCCGGGTTGCCCAGCCGTTGGAACTCCCCGTCTTGCAGCACCCGCAAAAGTTTTGCCTGCAAAGCCGGGGGCAGTTCGCTGATCTCGTCCAGAAAGAGGGTGGAATCTGCGGCGATCTCGAAACGGCCTATCTGGCGGGAGAATGCGTGCGTAAACGCCCCCTTCTCGTGACCGAAGAGTTCGCTTTCCATAAGTGTTGCCGGTATGGCGGCGCAGTTTATTTTTACCATGGACTTTCCCTTGCGGGGGCTCAACCGGTGAATCGCTCGGGCCAACAGTTCTTTGCCCGTACCGGTTTCGCCCATCAACAGCACGGTTGAGGATGTTTCCGCCACCCGTTCCACCTGGTTCAATGTTTTTTTAATGGCTGCGCTGCGGCCGATGATTTCCTTGTGCTCATAGCGCAGGTCAATTTCCTCACGCAGATAGACATTTTCCGATTCAATCCTTTCCTTGAGTTGCTCGATGGCGGACAGAGCCTCACGCAGAGAGGCTTCTGTCCTTTTGCGTTCCGTCACATCCCGGACGATGGCCAACACATGCTTCCGCTCGTTGAAATTAAATTCGGTTCCCCGGATTTCGATATAAAACTCACTGCCGTCTTTGCGGACATCTTTGGATTCCGCCGCAAACATTCCCTGTTTTTTTGTTTCCTTCCGAAAAACTTCGAACAGATAATGGTAGTCGCGGTGCATGATGTCTTCCCGGGAAAGGGAGATCATTTCATCGTGGGAATAACCGTACATCCGGCAGGCCTGAGGGTTTGCTTCAATGATGCGGCCTTTTTTGTCGAAGATCAAAAGTCCGTCCATGGCTGAATCAAATATTTTCCGGTACTGACTCTCCTTGCTCAACAGGGCCTTTTCCATCTGGCGGCAGCGGAGGGCCTTTTGTTCCAGTACCGCATTCTTTGCGGCCAGTTCTTCGTAAGTCGGTTTTCTGTTCATTTCATATCCCGCAGGCGTTTCTGTAAACACACATGGCCGTCACCATGATGGAATTCAACTCACAGGGGTCCATCCCGGCACCGAAAGCTTTACATCGATCGCCGGCCAGGCGCTTCAGCCATCTCTCCAAAATTTGGCTGCGGGCGCCGTTATGGACACAGACGAACAAAATTTTTCCCCTCACGCGCTTTCCTTCCGTCATAAATAAAGCTCCTACAAAACTTATAGCATGAATCATGAGAAATATCATTGCCCTGCAGACCTGCCCCCATACTCTTTTCGCTGGATTATTTGCTTGACAGTTACGCGGAAAGGGTTTTTATATATTCCTATATTAGAATATAGGAGGACAAAGATGGTCGAATTTATCAGGGTTATGAAAGCTCTGTCCGATCCGAACCGCATCAAGGTACTCAAGCTGCTTCAGCATCGCGTCATGTGCGTATGTGAACTTCAGGCGGCTCTCGAAATCGCCCAGTCAACTGTGTCAAAACACTTGAAGATACTGGAGAATGCCGGTCTTGTATCCTGCGAAAAAGACGGACTTTGGGTCAATTACGCTCCAGGGAACGGCAGCCGGAGCCCTTATGCGGCCACCCTTTTGGGTAATCTTCGCCACTGGCTTGCGGATGACCCGGATATAAAAAAGCTCGATGCCGTGGTGCCGCTGTTGAACCGTGAAGTGCTCTGCGGGAAATAGCAACCCCATATATCGTCGAATAAGAATATATTAAGGGGGTTTTCAACAGATGAAGGAATGGACAAAACTGGGGATCATCATCGCGGTATTCCTGAGTGCCTATTATATTCCTCTGAATCACCCAACGGTTCGCCAGGCGGGCCTTGAAGCGTTTCTGATGCTTCAGGATTACGCCCGTCTCCATGTCCTGACCTGCCTTGTCCCGGCCTTCTTCATTGCCGGGGCCATTTCCGTATTCGTTTCTCAGGCGTCGGTACTCAAATATTTCGGGGCCCAAGCGAATAAAACACTTTCTTACTCTGTTGCCTCCGTTTCCGGAACAATCCTGGCCGTCTGCTCCTGTACGGTGCTGCCGCTTTTTGCCGGAATTTATACACGCGGTGCGGGCATCGGGCCAGCAACAGCGTTTCTTTATTCAGGTCCTGCCATTAATGTTCTGGCCATAATCCTCACCGGCCGGGTTCTCGGGTGGGAAATGGGTGCCGCCCGTGCCGTCGGCGCGGTTTCCTTTGCCGTAATAACCGGTCTGTTGATGGCCCTGATCTTCCGCAAGGATGACTCTGACCGTACCAACGGCCCGCTTGTCCTCCCTGCAGAAGAAGACCGATCCCGTCGGCTCTGGCAGGACATCGTTTATATGTTGACCATGGTCCTGATCCTGATCTTCGCCGCCTGGGCCAGACCGGCACCCGGTACGGCGGGCCTCTGGCCGTTCATTTTTTCCACCAAATGGTATATCGTTATTGTTTTATTCATTATTCTGGGCGTGATTCTTAAATCATGGTTCAGTCGGGAAGAGTTGAAAAGCTGGGTGGACACCACTTGGTGGTTTATGAAGCAGATTTTTCCCCTCCTCGTCGGCGGCGTCCTGGTCGCGGGCTTTCTCCTGGGGCGTCCCGGTTATTCCGCCCTGATTCCGGAAACCTACATTCAGGGACTGGTCGGCGGCAATTCCCTCTGGGCGAATCTCTTCGCCTCCGTTGCCGGGGCGTTCATGTATTTCGCCACCCTGACGGAAGTCCCGATTCTGCAGGGGCTGATCGGAACCGGCATGGGAAAGGGGCCGGCGCTGGCTCTCCTTTTGGCTGGACCGGCCCTGTCACTCCCCAGCGTGATCGTGATCGGCAGCGTCATGGGAGTGAAAAAGACAATGGTTTTCTGTTGTATCATCATTCTCCTGTCCGCCCTGGCGGGCATGATATTCGGATGGATGATGGGTTAATTCTTTGAATATCGGGTAACAGGAAAAAGGAGGAATATTATGGATATCAAAATTTTAGGAACCGGTTGCGCCAAGTGTGAACAGGCGGAGAAGCTGGTGAAGGAAGTCCTCTGTGAAACCGGTGTCGAAGCCCAGGTGGAAAAGGTGGTCGATGTAAAAAGTATCGCCGAATACGGAGTCATGTTGACCCCAGC is part of the Deltaproteobacteria bacterium genome and harbors:
- a CDS encoding ACT domain-containing protein encodes the protein MKVEQISIFLENKPGGLENVTRILKNANINIRTLAVADTSDFGIVRLIVDHVADANRVLKENGYTVSRTNMVAVEVPDQPGGLHGILEVLALAGINIEYMYAFVERSGENAVMLFRLDNPDAAIQVLLKNNKTVLPGEKLYSL
- a CDS encoding cytidylate kinase-like family protein; the protein is MKKEIRSIDQIVTEQLSRWLLASKEVKSEIVKPGPLITISREPGTGGTEIARVLSVRLKMDLLAGQITKHIAENADVSEKSIQAIIEKALTRRDDWLSSLFETRHMWPDKFMFHLNKVINTVKDHGNTVILGLGAQYILPAEKQFRVKLIGSRENRLNRIVNSRGCSRQEAEDYATTTEKDRRTFVKKFFKVDWINPHDYDLTINMDAMTISGAVETIISGFEAWKKSRDL
- a CDS encoding DUF4124 domain-containing protein, which translates into the protein MKTWIVLLLCLFLFPWAVQSAEYYRWTDENGVSHITDQPPPTAKKNLKTYRFRNHVQSAAPETTGTETTSGTVGGGQSYEMEAAQTSNAELEQTRAEYEELQGNEAHYRRNYYNAYGNKHARDYWKGRLNDLENKRQKLESFESGESSDQGFSSGSTESSEGVNPM
- a CDS encoding molybdopterin-dependent oxidoreductase, yielding MNHGIGFKVNGKSVEFTGQPDTRLIDFLRNHLGLTGTKEGCGEGVCGSCAVLLDGQPVKACVTSMERVAEREIETIEGIGSVNSPHPLQRAFVEKGAIQCGFCTPGMIVGSKALLDRIPLPSRTEVIGALAPHLCRCTGYKKIVEAVLLAAARKASSEESSGLTVRGRMHPEGDRYSASFSSVDPPNLDMTGHIGIPVVPMGIWEKALGLTQFAADLMPDDCLHLKVVRSGKPHAMIRKIETKAAAAVPGVIAILTAQDIGGTNRIGPIQRDQPVLVEDRVRFIGDAVALVAAESLEVAAKAVQRVEIAYDDLEVVSSTAGATNPKGPKVHGGTHLLFHLKSEMGDIARGFAESAEVVDNFYETPFNDHAYIEPEAGVAWPDEGGKIVIRLATQNPHENQEQVAEALGIPCERIRIIQAPTGGSFGGKLNHQIASLLALAVCKLSRPAKLVYTAAESMMCTEKRHPFEIRFRTGATAEGKLSAIEVDMVANTGAYASYGKAVLERALIHATGPYDVPHVSVEGACVYTNTTPAGAMRGFGAPQVAFAVESQMDLLAEKLGLDPFEFRLKNLFKPGSTTITGQILRESVGARETLLALEPYYKEALAWSAKQSNCTTDGIRRGTGLACIFFGIGEAGWRNPSRVIMRLNAEGAIELLVGAADLGQGVFSTLAQIAAETLQVPGHCFVVVTPDTDITPSAGPTEASRQTLASGRAVQEAALAMKKALEVTGFYEDDTEAYAGRLRRCHRVLLEKGLSREFSGFFMPDTMPIDKSGKGSPHLAYAFASVLAQVEVDTASGVVKVVKLVLAHDVGRIINPLTLEGQVEGGAVQGLGFALKEEFKPNVTNKWSAYRIPRTVDMPDMETLFIESPTPEGPFGAKGIGEVPTVGPAAAIANAVARACGRRPMRLPIMPEQVKKGLAS
- a CDS encoding molybdopterin-dependent oxidoreductase, whose product is MKEIKKAVCIQCHSACRVAVEIEDGRLIRVGPDLDFPKGELFSTIVSGCPRANAITDYFYHKDRLNYPLKRAGARGENKWMQISWEQAMDEIAGKMKSLIDQYGPECIGTTCGTGRTSDEFRSRFFNLLGSPNIVGQAEVCYGEYLALMYAMFGWKLFPVVQKETQCTLMWGGGGPRYWNALWKNIIKARKRGMKLIVIDPRGVDTTRHADLWLQVRPGTDCALALAMIRHIIREGLYDKEFVSKWCHGFEELRERVEPFTLEKAAEITWVPADKIGQAAELYATSKPSAMTHGLGIEHSVNSMETLHAVFALRTITGNLDVKGGDIFPTAYPDIVHEQEIELIDKLSPEQRKKQLGADRFKIMSQEGFLLTQEAMPRVWGDVSLNRSSQFQAFAHAPTFYRAAITGKPYPLKAILTVSSNPLVTYGNSKIVYEALKSLDLYVVLDFFMTPSAQLADYVLPGATYLERPWIWAYAMIIGSEQAMPAVVPGQYERWSDYKFWKGLGDRLGQAEYWPWEDMEQVYDYRLKPSRVTFKEFMAKGGFAAGKGGFKRYEEKGFGTPTGKVELYSTVLEKMGYDPLPLFREPLESPISTPELAKEYPFILTTGGRFLPYYNAEHRQIARHRKRYPWPKMEIHPETAKALDIENGQWVWIESPRGRCRQIAEYDTSLHPDVVHAQHGWWYPEDPGEEPYLHGVWKSNINILTDDAPDSCNPINGGWPLRALLCKVYPCKPEEVEEGKTANFWD
- a CDS encoding sigma 54-interacting transcriptional regulator; the protein is MNRKPTYEELAAKNAVLEQKALRCRQMEKALLSKESQYRKIFDSAMDGLLIFDKKGRIIEANPQACRMYGYSHDEMISLSREDIMHRDYHYLFEVFRKETKKQGMFAAESKDVRKDGSEFYIEIRGTEFNFNERKHVLAIVRDVTERKRTEASLREALSAIEQLKERIESENVYLREEIDLRYEHKEIIGRSAAIKKTLNQVERVAETSSTVLLMGETGTGKELLARAIHRLSPRKGKSMVKINCAAIPATLMESELFGHEKGAFTHAFSRQIGRFEIAADSTLFLDEISELPPALQAKLLRVLQDGEFQRLGNPGTIRVDVRIIAATNRNLSEEVAAGRFREDLFYRLNVFPINVPPLRERREDVPLFVWGFVREFEKSMAKRIETIGRKTMKALQAYFWPGNVRELRNVIERAMILSRHGTLQVELPRNTPDKYTPLITRLADVERQHIIDILAQTGGRVRGKRGAAEILGVNPSTLDSKMKKLGISRRGDLHDIS
- a CDS encoding winged helix-turn-helix transcriptional regulator codes for the protein MVEFIRVMKALSDPNRIKVLKLLQHRVMCVCELQAALEIAQSTVSKHLKILENAGLVSCEKDGLWVNYAPGNGSRSPYAATLLGNLRHWLADDPDIKKLDAVVPLLNREVLCGK
- a CDS encoding permease codes for the protein MKEWTKLGIIIAVFLSAYYIPLNHPTVRQAGLEAFLMLQDYARLHVLTCLVPAFFIAGAISVFVSQASVLKYFGAQANKTLSYSVASVSGTILAVCSCTVLPLFAGIYTRGAGIGPATAFLYSGPAINVLAIILTGRVLGWEMGAARAVGAVSFAVITGLLMALIFRKDDSDRTNGPLVLPAEEDRSRRLWQDIVYMLTMVLILIFAAWARPAPGTAGLWPFIFSTKWYIVIVLFIILGVILKSWFSREELKSWVDTTWWFMKQIFPLLVGGVLVAGFLLGRPGYSALIPETYIQGLVGGNSLWANLFASVAGAFMYFATLTEVPILQGLIGTGMGKGPALALLLAGPALSLPSVIVIGSVMGVKKTMVFCCIIILLSALAGMIFGWMMG
- a CDS encoding thioredoxin family protein gives rise to the protein MDIKILGTGCAKCEQAEKLVKEVLCETGVEAQVEKVVDVKSIAEYGVMLTPAVVVDGEVKIVGKIPKKEEIKGWLDK